A single genomic interval of Microbacterium oleivorans harbors:
- a CDS encoding DUF4190 domain-containing protein, whose product MTDPSNSSVPQPPAYQPPAYPTSSSDAAYGGAPSGPVPGKTLGIVAFVLALVPVGLQLIGLILGIVALVQSKKAGQKNGLALAAIIISSILLVLSVVAIVVAFSVFGGLANDIYQTCVVEGADTVTVWGQTQSCAEVR is encoded by the coding sequence ATGACCGACCCGAGCAACTCGTCCGTGCCGCAGCCTCCGGCGTACCAGCCGCCGGCCTACCCGACCTCGTCGTCCGATGCCGCGTACGGCGGCGCACCCAGCGGACCCGTCCCCGGCAAGACCCTGGGGATCGTCGCCTTCGTTCTGGCACTCGTTCCCGTGGGTCTGCAACTCATCGGTCTGATCCTCGGAATCGTCGCTCTCGTGCAGAGCAAGAAGGCCGGGCAGAAGAACGGCCTGGCCCTCGCCGCGATCATCATCAGCTCGATCCTGCTCGTCCTCTCGGTCGTCGCCATCGTCGTCGCCTTCTCGGTCTTCGGCGGACTCGCGAACGACATCTACCAGACGTGCGTCGTCGAGGGAGCCGACACGGTCACCGTGTGGGGACAGACGCAGTCCTGCGCCGAGGTCCGCTGA
- a CDS encoding aspartate ammonia-lyase, which produces MSSPTSATRTETDSLGSLEIPADAYWGVHTARALENFPISQRPISVYRDLVRALAMVKQASARANRDIGVLDAERADLIDRAAQRVIDGEFHDQFVVGVVQGGAGTSTNMNANEVITNIALELAGRPKGDYAYLSPIDHTNRSQSTNDVYPTAIKVGLGLDLQGLLDELALLRESFLAKAVEFHDVLKVGRTQLQDAVPMTLGQEFHGFATTLGEDHARLGENASLLYEINMGATAIGTGITTHPDYRESVVRHLREITRLDLSSAADLVESTSDTGSFMSFSSSLKRNAIKLSKISNDLRLLSSGPQAGFGEINLPPRQAGSSIMPGKVNPVIPEVVNQVAFAVAGADLTVTMAVEGGQLQLNAFEPIIAHSIFQSITWMRRAMRTLRINCVDGITANRERLGAMVGSSVGVVTALTPFIGYAAAAALAKTALLTHRNVGDLVVEAGLMSRADVDKQLSPARLSGLQAVTAAIPIVLPDRVDGVSG; this is translated from the coding sequence ATGAGCTCGCCCACTTCCGCCACGCGAACCGAGACCGATTCGCTCGGCTCGCTCGAGATCCCCGCCGACGCCTACTGGGGCGTCCACACGGCGCGAGCCCTCGAGAACTTCCCGATCTCGCAGCGCCCGATCTCGGTCTATCGCGACCTCGTCCGGGCGCTCGCGATGGTCAAGCAGGCCTCTGCGCGTGCGAACCGCGACATCGGCGTCCTCGATGCCGAACGCGCCGACCTCATCGACCGCGCCGCGCAGCGCGTCATCGACGGCGAGTTCCACGACCAGTTCGTCGTGGGCGTCGTGCAGGGCGGGGCGGGCACCTCGACGAACATGAACGCCAACGAGGTCATCACCAACATCGCGCTCGAGCTCGCCGGCCGCCCCAAGGGCGACTACGCCTACCTCTCGCCGATCGACCACACCAACCGCAGCCAGTCGACGAACGACGTGTACCCGACGGCGATCAAGGTCGGCCTCGGACTCGATCTGCAGGGGCTGCTCGACGAGCTCGCGCTGCTGCGGGAGTCGTTCCTGGCCAAGGCGGTCGAGTTCCACGACGTTCTGAAGGTCGGCCGCACCCAGTTGCAGGATGCCGTGCCCATGACCCTCGGACAGGAGTTCCACGGGTTCGCCACCACCCTCGGCGAGGACCACGCGCGACTCGGCGAGAACGCCTCGCTGCTCTACGAGATCAACATGGGCGCCACCGCGATCGGCACGGGCATCACGACCCACCCCGATTACCGCGAGTCCGTGGTGCGGCACCTGCGCGAGATCACCCGCCTCGACCTCTCCAGCGCCGCCGACCTCGTCGAGTCGACGAGCGACACCGGTTCGTTCATGTCGTTCTCGTCGTCGTTGAAACGCAATGCGATCAAGCTGTCGAAGATCAGCAACGATCTCCGCCTGCTCTCGAGCGGACCGCAGGCGGGCTTCGGCGAGATCAACCTGCCACCGCGCCAGGCCGGTTCGAGCATCATGCCGGGCAAGGTCAACCCCGTCATCCCCGAGGTCGTCAATCAGGTCGCGTTCGCGGTGGCCGGGGCGGACCTCACCGTCACGATGGCGGTCGAGGGCGGCCAGCTGCAGCTGAACGCGTTCGAGCCGATCATCGCGCACTCGATCTTCCAGTCGATCACCTGGATGCGTCGGGCGATGCGGACGCTGCGCATCAACTGCGTCGACGGCATCACCGCCAACCGCGAGCGGCTCGGCGCGATGGTGGGATCCTCGGTCGGCGTGGTCACCGCGCTCACCCCCTTCATCGGTTACGCCGCGGCCGCCGCTCTGGCCAAGACGGCGCTGCTGACCCATCGCAACGTCGGAGACCTCGTCGTCGAGGCGGGATTGATGTCGCGGGCCGACGTCGACAAGCAGCTCTCGCCCGCACGACTGTCGGGTCTGCAGGCGGTGACCGCGGCGATTCCGATCGTGCTGCCGGACCGGGTAGACGGCGTCTCGGGCTGA
- a CDS encoding phosphodiesterase, producing the protein MTSAHLDGTAGLVQFGRHAPAGHVIVHLSDTHLLGGGAALGGRFDVEQNLAATLDAVERTGVRPDALVFTGDLTDLGEPDAYRRLRDAVEPVAARLGAPVVWVAGNHDERAPMRAGLWDAAETAGTAADAPVTGVWDLSGLRLIALDSTVPGWHHGDIDAAQLDWLSGILAEPAPHGTILALHHPPIPSHVPLFDILELRHQDALADVIRGTDVRGILAGHLHYSTQGTFAGVPVSVASATCYTMNLQRPPASVNGMDAGQAFHLVHVYDDVVTHTVVPVVEAPTGDHFSPAWVAEMAALSAEERLDRFSRKR; encoded by the coding sequence ATGACCTCCGCGCATCTCGACGGCACCGCGGGCCTCGTGCAGTTCGGCCGTCACGCCCCGGCGGGGCACGTGATCGTCCACCTGAGCGACACCCACCTGCTGGGCGGCGGCGCCGCCCTCGGCGGCCGGTTCGACGTCGAGCAGAACCTGGCCGCGACTTTGGACGCCGTCGAGCGTACCGGCGTGCGGCCCGACGCCCTCGTCTTCACCGGTGATCTGACCGACCTCGGCGAGCCCGACGCCTACCGTCGACTCCGCGACGCGGTCGAGCCGGTGGCCGCCCGGCTCGGTGCGCCCGTGGTGTGGGTGGCGGGCAATCACGACGAGCGCGCTCCGATGCGCGCGGGGTTGTGGGATGCCGCCGAGACGGCGGGCACGGCCGCCGATGCCCCGGTGACGGGGGTCTGGGACTTGTCGGGGCTGCGCCTGATCGCCCTCGATTCGACGGTGCCGGGCTGGCATCACGGCGACATCGACGCCGCGCAGCTCGATTGGCTCTCCGGCATCCTCGCCGAACCGGCGCCGCACGGCACGATACTGGCGCTGCACCACCCGCCGATCCCGAGCCACGTTCCGCTGTTCGACATCCTCGAGCTGCGCCACCAGGATGCGCTGGCCGACGTCATCCGGGGGACCGACGTGCGCGGCATCCTCGCCGGGCACCTGCACTACTCGACGCAGGGCACCTTCGCCGGTGTTCCGGTGAGCGTCGCGTCGGCGACCTGCTACACGATGAACCTGCAACGGCCGCCCGCCTCGGTCAACGGGATGGATGCCGGGCAGGCGTTCCACCTCGTGCACGTCTACGACGACGTCGTGACTCACACCGTCGTCCCCGTCGTCGAGGCGCCCACCGGCGATCACTTCTCGCCCGCGTGGGTGGCCGAGATGGCCGCCCTCTCGGCGGAGGAGCGTCTCGACCGGTTTTCCCGCAAGCGCTGA
- a CDS encoding peptidase translates to MSVSIDWFAFVQVFAAAIAAAVLVVGFYALGLRMLVRAGRVPVVTPAEFTDAIAVISEKQARRHAKAAAKAARKSPLTQAQKSVALVAAYAAFALCGVAVLGGIVLIVAGR, encoded by the coding sequence ATGAGCGTCTCGATCGACTGGTTCGCCTTCGTGCAGGTGTTCGCCGCGGCCATCGCCGCGGCCGTCCTCGTCGTCGGCTTCTACGCGCTGGGTCTGCGGATGCTGGTGCGCGCGGGCCGTGTGCCCGTGGTGACCCCCGCGGAGTTCACGGACGCGATCGCGGTCATCAGCGAGAAGCAGGCGCGCCGGCACGCGAAGGCCGCGGCCAAGGCGGCGAGGAAGAGCCCGTTGACGCAGGCTCAGAAGAGCGTCGCCCTCGTGGCCGCCTACGCCGCGTTCGCGCTCTGCGGCGTCGCCGTGCTGGGCGGCATCGTGCTCATCGTGGCCGGCAGGTAG
- a CDS encoding inorganic phosphate transporter, producing the protein METAVLILLLVIALALFFDFTNGFHDTANAMATPIATGALKPKVAVLLAAGLNLVGAFLSTEVAKTVSHGIIREDQLEATALLPLIFAGLIGAITWNMLTWLLGLPSSSSHALFGGLIGATLVGVGAMAIDFGVVLSKIILPALIAPVTAGVIAFTVTKVAYAITRRHDGKPDGRDGFRWGQIFTSSLVALAHGTNDAQKTMGVITLALIAAGWQSAEHAEPQLWVIVACAVTIALGTYMGGWRIIRTLGKGLTDVKPAQGFSAEASTASTILASSALGFALSTTQVASGSVIGSGLGRRGSTVRWRTVGRIAVGWLLTLPASGAVGALAALLVVWLGPVGIVIDAVLAVVIVLALFLRSRRDEVHAGNAMSEVADSGLAVDVPADPPPTRRQRRATAAAKASGEEDGR; encoded by the coding sequence GTGGAAACCGCTGTACTCATTCTTCTGCTGGTCATCGCACTGGCACTCTTCTTCGATTTCACCAACGGCTTCCACGACACCGCGAACGCGATGGCGACGCCGATCGCCACCGGGGCACTCAAGCCCAAGGTCGCCGTCCTGCTGGCGGCGGGACTCAACCTCGTCGGCGCGTTCCTCTCGACGGAGGTCGCGAAGACCGTCTCGCACGGCATCATCCGCGAGGATCAGCTCGAGGCGACGGCGCTGCTGCCGCTCATCTTCGCCGGTCTTATCGGCGCGATCACCTGGAACATGCTGACGTGGCTGCTGGGACTGCCCTCGAGCTCGTCGCACGCTCTCTTCGGCGGTCTGATCGGTGCGACCCTCGTAGGCGTCGGGGCGATGGCGATCGACTTCGGCGTCGTGTTGAGCAAGATCATCCTGCCCGCCCTGATCGCACCGGTCACGGCCGGGGTCATCGCCTTCACGGTGACGAAGGTCGCCTACGCCATCACCCGTCGTCACGACGGCAAGCCCGATGGGAGAGACGGCTTCCGGTGGGGTCAGATCTTCACCTCGTCGCTCGTGGCCCTGGCCCACGGGACCAACGACGCGCAGAAGACCATGGGCGTGATCACCCTGGCCCTCATCGCCGCCGGTTGGCAGAGTGCCGAGCACGCGGAACCGCAGCTCTGGGTGATCGTCGCCTGCGCCGTGACGATCGCGCTCGGCACCTACATGGGCGGGTGGCGCATCATCCGCACGCTCGGCAAGGGGCTGACCGATGTCAAGCCGGCCCAGGGCTTCTCGGCCGAGGCGTCCACCGCCTCGACGATCCTCGCCTCGAGCGCGCTGGGCTTCGCGCTGTCGACGACCCAGGTCGCCTCGGGGTCGGTCATCGGCTCCGGACTCGGACGCCGCGGGTCGACGGTGCGCTGGCGGACGGTCGGACGCATCGCGGTCGGGTGGCTGCTGACGCTGCCCGCGTCGGGCGCCGTGGGCGCGCTCGCCGCGCTCCTGGTCGTCTGGCTCGGTCCGGTCGGCATCGTCATCGATGCGGTGCTGGCCGTCGTGATCGTGCTCGCGCTGTTCCTCCGCTCGCGCCGCGACGAGGTGCACGCGGGCAACGCCATGAGCGAGGTCGCCGACTCGGGCCTCGCGGTCGACGTCCCGGCCGATCCGCCGCCGACGCGTCGGCAGCGCCGCGCCACGGCCGCCGCCAAGGCATCGGGCGAGGAGGACGGACGATGA
- a CDS encoding S9 family peptidase produces the protein MTDNRDILPPSAPIAPAREHRRSHHGDEVVDRYEWLRQKDDAEVIAHLEAENAYTDARTAHLAGLRERIFEEIKGRTLETDLSVPTRRGEWWYYSRTVEGSQYGIHCRAPLSSPDDWTPPQLEPGADVPGEQILLDGNREAEGSEFFSLGSFEVSSDGSLLLYGVDTEGDERYTLRLRDVATGENLPDEIPGTFAGASISPDGRFVVYSTVDDAWRPDSVWLHEIGTDPATDERLFHEPDERYWVGAGFTRSDRYLVIEVGSSITSEELLVPADDLRSEPRSVWPRREGVEYSASHAVVDGEDVLYILHNDGALDFELVRVSVSDPTGEREVVLAHEPGRRLEGLSAFRDWALLGYRREGLQRLGVFDYSAGSVAELAFPEPLYTVGSGGNPEWAPPVIRVGYGSFVTPGTVFDYVVATGELLLRKRQPVLGGYDPEDYDQRRVWAIADDGTRIPVSVVWKRSFGDPGATSDAQSRALHLYGYGSYEHSIDPAMSVARLSLLDRGVVFAVAHVRGGGEMGRQWYEEGKLLHKRNTFTDFVAVARHLVESGYTAPDRLVAEGGSAGGLLMGAVANLAPELFAGVLAAVPFVDALTTILDPSLPLTVIEWDEWGDPLHDPEVYAYMKSYSPYENVREGADYPRILAVTSLNDTRVMYVEPAKWVARLREVGADVMLKCEMSAGHGGVSGRYNSWRERAFELAWLLDVVGLAEETA, from the coding sequence GTGACCGACAACCGCGACATCCTCCCGCCGTCCGCTCCGATCGCTCCCGCGCGCGAGCACCGCCGCTCGCACCACGGCGACGAGGTCGTCGACCGGTACGAATGGCTGCGCCAGAAGGACGACGCCGAGGTCATCGCCCACCTGGAGGCCGAGAACGCCTACACCGACGCACGCACCGCGCACCTGGCCGGACTGCGCGAGCGGATCTTCGAAGAGATCAAGGGACGCACGCTCGAGACCGACCTCTCGGTGCCCACCCGACGCGGCGAATGGTGGTACTACAGCCGCACCGTCGAGGGCAGCCAGTACGGCATCCACTGCCGCGCGCCGCTCTCCTCACCCGACGACTGGACTCCGCCGCAGCTCGAGCCGGGGGCGGACGTTCCGGGCGAGCAGATCCTGCTCGACGGCAACCGGGAGGCCGAGGGGTCGGAGTTCTTCTCGCTCGGCAGCTTCGAGGTGTCCAGCGACGGGTCGCTGCTGCTGTACGGCGTCGACACCGAAGGCGACGAGCGATACACCCTCCGGCTGCGGGACGTCGCGACGGGCGAGAACCTCCCCGATGAGATCCCCGGCACCTTCGCGGGCGCCTCCATCTCGCCCGACGGGCGCTTCGTGGTCTATTCCACCGTCGACGACGCGTGGCGCCCGGACTCGGTGTGGCTGCACGAGATCGGCACCGACCCGGCGACCGACGAGCGCCTCTTCCACGAGCCCGACGAGCGCTACTGGGTGGGAGCGGGGTTCACCCGCAGCGACCGGTATCTCGTCATCGAGGTGGGGTCGTCGATCACGAGCGAGGAGCTCCTGGTGCCCGCCGACGACCTGCGCAGCGAGCCGCGGTCCGTATGGCCCCGGCGCGAGGGCGTCGAGTACTCGGCCTCGCATGCCGTGGTCGACGGCGAGGACGTGCTCTACATCCTGCACAACGACGGCGCCCTCGACTTCGAGCTCGTCCGCGTCTCGGTGTCCGACCCGACCGGTGAGCGCGAGGTCGTGCTCGCGCATGAGCCCGGACGGCGTCTGGAAGGCCTCTCCGCCTTCCGCGATTGGGCGCTGCTGGGGTACCGGCGCGAGGGCCTGCAGCGGCTGGGGGTCTTCGACTATTCGGCGGGGTCGGTGGCCGAGCTCGCGTTCCCCGAGCCGCTCTACACCGTCGGGTCGGGCGGGAACCCGGAGTGGGCGCCGCCGGTCATCCGCGTGGGTTACGGGTCGTTCGTGACCCCCGGCACGGTCTTCGACTACGTCGTCGCCACCGGTGAGCTGCTGCTCCGCAAGCGGCAGCCGGTCCTCGGCGGCTACGACCCCGAGGACTACGACCAACGGCGCGTGTGGGCCATCGCCGACGACGGCACGCGCATCCCGGTGTCGGTCGTCTGGAAGCGATCGTTCGGCGACCCCGGCGCCACCTCCGACGCCCAGTCGCGGGCGCTGCACCTGTACGGCTACGGGTCGTACGAGCACTCCATCGATCCGGCGATGTCGGTCGCGCGGCTCTCGCTCCTCGATCGCGGCGTCGTGTTCGCCGTCGCACACGTGCGCGGCGGCGGCGAGATGGGACGCCAGTGGTACGAGGAGGGCAAGCTGCTGCACAAGCGCAACACCTTCACCGACTTCGTCGCCGTCGCGCGGCACCTCGTCGAGTCCGGCTACACGGCGCCCGATCGGCTCGTGGCCGAGGGCGGATCCGCCGGCGGACTGCTCATGGGCGCCGTCGCGAACCTTGCGCCCGAGCTGTTCGCGGGAGTTCTGGCGGCGGTGCCGTTCGTCGACGCTCTGACGACGATCCTCGACCCCTCGCTTCCGCTCACCGTGATCGAGTGGGACGAGTGGGGCGACCCGCTGCACGACCCCGAGGTCTATGCGTACATGAAGTCGTACTCGCCGTACGAGAACGTGCGCGAGGGAGCGGACTACCCGCGCATCCTCGCGGTCACCTCGCTCAACGACACCCGGGTGATGTACGTCGAGCCGGCGAAGTGGGTCGCGCGCCTGCGCGAGGTCGGTGCCGACGTGATGCTCAAGTGCGAGATGTCGGCGGGCCACGGCGGCGTGAGCGGCCGCTACAACTCGTGGCGCGAGCGGGCGTTCGAGCTCGCCTGGCTGCTCGATGTCGTCGGCCTCGCCGAAGAAACGGCCTGA
- the recR gene encoding recombination mediator RecR, protein MYDGIVQDLIDEFGRLPGIGPKSAQRIAFHILQTPTFDVSKLSHLLGELRERVRFCELCGNVSEQDRCAICRDPRRDTAFICVVEDAKDVAAIERTREFRGLYHVLGGAISPIAGVGPDDLRITQLMQRLADGTVQEVILATNPNLEGEATATYLSRLLTTLEIRVTRLASGLPVGGDLEYADEVTLGRAFEGRRQL, encoded by the coding sequence ATGTACGACGGCATCGTCCAGGACCTCATCGACGAGTTCGGCCGGCTCCCGGGCATCGGCCCCAAGTCGGCTCAGCGCATCGCGTTCCACATCTTGCAGACCCCGACCTTCGACGTCTCCAAGCTCTCGCACCTTCTGGGCGAGCTTCGCGAGCGTGTCCGGTTCTGCGAGCTGTGCGGCAACGTCTCCGAACAGGACCGTTGCGCCATCTGCCGCGACCCGCGGCGCGACACCGCCTTCATCTGCGTCGTCGAGGACGCCAAGGATGTCGCCGCGATCGAGCGCACGCGCGAGTTCCGCGGCCTGTATCACGTGCTGGGCGGTGCGATCAGCCCGATCGCGGGCGTCGGGCCCGACGACCTGCGGATCACCCAGCTCATGCAGCGTCTCGCCGACGGCACCGTGCAAGAGGTCATCCTCGCCACCAACCCGAATCTCGAGGGGGAGGCGACGGCCACCTATCTCAGTCGGCTCCTCACGACGCTCGAGATCCGCGTCACGCGCCTCGCCTCGGGTCTGCCCGTCGGCGGCGACCTCGAGTACGCCGACGAGGTCACCCTCGGCCGCGCCTTCGAGGGCCGCCGCCAGCTCTGA
- a CDS encoding DNA polymerase III subunit gamma and tau translates to MTTALYRRYRPEAFGEMIGQSQVTEPLMTALRSDRVGHAYLFSGPRGCGKTTSARILARCLNCAQGPTDTPCGTCDSCVELSRGGGGSLDVVEIDAASHNGVDDARDLRERAVFAPARDRFKIFILDEAHMVTAQGFNALLKLVEEPPAHVKFIFATTEPEKVIGTIRSRTHHYPFRLVAPAAMLEYVEQLCAQEAVTVEAGVLPLVVRAGGGSPRDTLSLLDQLIAGSDDGAVAYERAVSLLGYTHAELLDEVVGAFGAVDAAAAFAAVDRVIQTGQDPRRFVDDLLERLRDLIIVSATGQGASAVLRGVSADELERMDRQAALFGTDRLSRTADLVVAALDEMSGATSPRLQLELLVARVLAAANHAVPASTGAPIAAAPASPAAPAQPSVASRTVTPEADRAVPPRAAAPAAAASAAPGPAASGSPVAEREGARSPSPGAPTPAAASSTPATASSAPGATASAEPRDPATVTLAQMRDAWPEVLQRLESISRTSWMIGSVASPVGFSETGVLTLSFQSHSDVLQFKRLNAGKGPSEDLRSAILAILGVRVKYVARHDSDPGGGPAPGGPAPSAPSGRPGGEARSEPAQPPAGRPTASGSSPAGGPKGNASSATAYAAPVTEWAVAPIPQADPVAQLAVDDEPEDAVAAPVRTLTAPHDGDVDRYPDPIPPIDEEDRDDPPPPVDEYAPVPPRAPVAVERSMPRDAAPVRSPSPRPSAAADRSATPPARGGIERYGEAVVRQMLGATFVREEPFTSPTRFG, encoded by the coding sequence GTGACCACCGCCCTCTACCGCCGCTACCGACCCGAAGCGTTCGGCGAGATGATCGGCCAGTCGCAGGTGACCGAACCCCTGATGACAGCGCTTCGCTCCGACCGCGTCGGCCACGCCTATCTCTTCTCCGGCCCGCGCGGGTGCGGCAAGACCACCTCGGCGCGCATCCTGGCCCGCTGCCTCAACTGCGCTCAGGGCCCGACCGACACCCCGTGCGGCACGTGCGACAGCTGCGTCGAGCTCAGCCGCGGCGGCGGCGGTTCGCTCGACGTCGTCGAGATCGACGCGGCATCCCACAACGGCGTCGACGATGCGCGCGACCTCCGCGAGCGGGCCGTCTTCGCCCCGGCGCGAGACCGCTTCAAGATCTTCATCCTCGACGAGGCCCACATGGTCACGGCGCAGGGCTTCAACGCCCTGCTCAAGCTCGTCGAAGAGCCGCCGGCGCATGTGAAGTTCATCTTCGCGACGACCGAGCCCGAGAAGGTCATCGGCACGATCCGCTCGCGCACCCACCACTACCCGTTCCGGCTCGTCGCGCCGGCGGCGATGCTCGAGTACGTCGAACAGCTCTGCGCGCAGGAGGCTGTGACGGTCGAGGCGGGCGTGCTTCCGCTGGTCGTGCGCGCCGGCGGCGGGTCTCCGCGTGACACCCTCTCGCTGCTCGACCAGCTGATCGCGGGTTCCGACGACGGCGCGGTCGCGTACGAGCGTGCCGTCTCGCTCCTCGGCTACACCCATGCCGAGCTGCTCGACGAGGTGGTGGGCGCCTTCGGTGCCGTCGACGCGGCCGCGGCCTTCGCGGCGGTCGATCGCGTCATCCAGACCGGCCAGGACCCGCGGCGGTTCGTCGATGATCTCCTCGAACGCCTCCGTGACCTCATCATCGTCTCGGCGACCGGGCAGGGCGCGTCCGCCGTGCTCCGAGGCGTCTCGGCCGACGAGCTCGAACGCATGGACCGGCAGGCCGCCCTCTTCGGCACCGACCGTCTCTCGCGCACCGCCGATCTCGTCGTCGCCGCACTCGACGAGATGTCCGGCGCGACGTCGCCGCGTCTGCAGCTCGAGCTGCTCGTCGCCCGCGTGCTCGCCGCGGCGAACCACGCCGTGCCTGCGTCGACCGGTGCTCCGATCGCCGCGGCGCCGGCATCGCCGGCCGCGCCCGCGCAGCCCTCCGTGGCCTCTCGCACGGTCACGCCCGAAGCCGATCGAGCCGTGCCGCCGCGTGCCGCGGCTCCTGCTGCCGCCGCGTCCGCCGCCCCCGGCCCGGCGGCATCCGGGTCCCCCGTGGCGGAACGCGAAGGCGCCCGGTCCCCTTCGCCGGGAGCACCGACACCCGCCGCTGCGTCCTCGACACCGGCCACCGCCTCCTCGGCGCCCGGGGCCACCGCGTCTGCGGAGCCCCGCGATCCCGCGACAGTCACGCTCGCCCAGATGCGCGATGCATGGCCCGAGGTGCTGCAGCGCCTGGAGTCGATCAGCCGCACCTCGTGGATGATCGGGTCGGTCGCGTCCCCCGTCGGGTTCTCCGAGACCGGCGTGCTCACGCTGTCGTTCCAGAGCCATTCCGACGTCCTGCAGTTCAAGAGGCTCAACGCGGGCAAGGGTCCGAGCGAAGACCTGCGCTCGGCGATCCTCGCGATCCTCGGGGTACGGGTGAAGTACGTCGCCCGCCACGACTCCGACCCCGGGGGCGGACCCGCGCCCGGCGGCCCGGCCCCGAGCGCTCCCAGCGGGCGCCCGGGAGGGGAGGCCCGCTCGGAGCCGGCACAGCCTCCGGCGGGTCGCCCGACCGCATCCGGTTCGTCGCCGGCGGGGGGACCGAAGGGCAACGCCTCGTCCGCGACGGCCTACGCCGCGCCCGTGACGGAGTGGGCCGTCGCGCCGATCCCGCAGGCGGATCCGGTCGCGCAGCTCGCCGTCGACGACGAGCCCGAGGATGCCGTCGCCGCACCCGTGCGCACACTCACAGCGCCTCATGACGGCGACGTCGACCGGTACCCCGATCCGATCCCGCCCATCGACGAGGAGGACCGCGACGACCCGCCGCCGCCTGTCGACGAGTACGCGCCGGTTCCGCCGCGGGCTCCCGTCGCCGTCGAACGGTCGATGCCGCGAGATGCGGCGCCCGTCCGCTCGCCGTCGCCGCGCCCGTCCGCCGCTGCGGATCGTTCGGCGACGCCCCCGGCGCGCGGGGGCATCGAACGCTATGGCGAGGCGGTCGTCCGGCAGATGCTGGGCGCGACCTTCGTGCGCGAAGAGCCCTTCACCTCACCCACGAGATTCGGGTAG
- a CDS encoding NAD(P)-binding domain-containing protein — translation MDAARVDVVVVGAGQAGLSAAYHLRRRGFEPDPAATRSFVVLDAEDSPGGAWQHRWESLRMETVNGIHELPGFAVPPAGPRASARDVLPAYFDEYERRFDLSVRRPVRVASVEREDADPRGRLRVVTGSGSWSARWVVNATGTWRRPFWPRYPGAGTFRGRQLHVHDYVSAEEFAGQRVVIVGAGISAIQLLDEISRVAETFWVTRDELRWDAGGFDTAARIAAIAGVEERVRQGLPPGSVISVTGLHWNRWAESAQARGVLVRHPMFDRIEPDGVRMPDGRLEHADVILWATGFRADIPHLAPLGLRTAAGGIRVANGRSLDDPRLFLIGYGPSQSTVGANRAGRDAVRAIASDPGESVRSPRLRSSAVR, via the coding sequence ATGGATGCCGCGCGGGTCGATGTCGTGGTCGTCGGGGCCGGGCAGGCCGGGCTGTCAGCGGCCTATCACCTGCGGCGTCGCGGGTTCGAGCCCGACCCGGCTGCGACGCGGAGCTTCGTGGTCCTCGACGCCGAAGACTCCCCCGGCGGTGCGTGGCAGCACCGGTGGGAATCGCTTCGGATGGAGACGGTCAACGGCATCCACGAGCTGCCGGGCTTCGCGGTGCCCCCGGCCGGCCCGCGCGCATCGGCCCGCGATGTGCTGCCGGCGTACTTCGACGAGTACGAGCGGCGCTTCGACCTGAGTGTGCGCCGCCCCGTCCGGGTCGCGAGCGTCGAGCGGGAGGATGCCGATCCGCGGGGCCGCCTCCGGGTGGTCACCGGCAGCGGGTCATGGTCGGCGCGCTGGGTCGTCAACGCCACCGGCACGTGGCGGCGGCCGTTCTGGCCGCGCTACCCCGGGGCCGGGACGTTCCGAGGTCGCCAGCTGCACGTGCATGACTACGTCTCGGCCGAGGAGTTCGCCGGACAGCGCGTCGTGATCGTCGGGGCCGGCATCTCGGCGATCCAGCTGCTCGACGAGATCTCGCGTGTCGCCGAGACGTTCTGGGTCACGCGCGACGAACTGCGCTGGGACGCCGGCGGCTTCGACACCGCCGCCCGGATCGCCGCGATCGCGGGTGTCGAGGAACGCGTTCGGCAGGGGCTCCCGCCGGGGAGCGTCATCTCGGTGACGGGCCTGCACTGGAACCGGTGGGCGGAGTCCGCCCAGGCTCGCGGGGTGCTGGTGCGGCATCCGATGTTCGACCGGATCGAGCCCGACGGCGTGCGGATGCCGGACGGACGGCTCGAGCACGCCGACGTCATCCTCTGGGCCACCGGGTTCCGCGCCGACATCCCCCACCTCGCGCCGCTCGGGCTGCGGACGGCGGCGGGCGGCATCCGCGTCGCGAACGGCCGTTCGCTCGACGATCCTCGCCTGTTCCTGATCGGCTACGGGCCGTCGCAGTCGACCGTCGGCGCCAACCGGGCCGGACGCGACGCCGTACGCGCCATCGCATCCGACCCGGGTGAGAGCGTCAGGAGTCCACGCCTACGTTCGTCTGCAGTCCGTTGA